Proteins encoded in a region of the Stieleria neptunia genome:
- a CDS encoding Uma2 family endonuclease — MSKPTVRETSAEYSSSVPILNSGDVLDSDEFFRRYAASPRNVTAERINGRVYLMSPLRAASHGDPHALFATWLGTYAAQHESLILSDNPTVRLDANNDPQPDLCLRRENGNTHLVNGYIHGPPELIVEIASSSASYDLGEKKQVYQRAGVLEYLVYVTEKQKVLWWRLENGAYVELAAVEGTFKSCEFRGLWIDESAIRAGDGKTLLATLADGMRSIS, encoded by the coding sequence ATGTCCAAGCCAACCGTACGCGAAACCAGCGCTGAGTATTCAAGTTCGGTGCCGATACTCAACAGTGGTGACGTCCTTGATTCGGATGAATTTTTCAGGCGTTATGCTGCGTCTCCTAGAAATGTGACAGCCGAACGGATCAATGGGAGGGTTTATTTGATGTCGCCCCTGCGTGCGGCCAGCCATGGTGATCCGCATGCCTTGTTTGCGACTTGGCTTGGCACCTATGCGGCGCAACATGAGTCATTGATTCTTTCCGACAATCCGACGGTCCGATTGGATGCGAACAACGACCCACAGCCCGATTTGTGTTTGCGGCGGGAAAACGGCAACACACACCTTGTCAATGGATACATTCACGGTCCGCCCGAATTGATTGTTGAAATTGCAAGTTCCTCCGCCAGCTACGACCTTGGCGAAAAAAAGCAGGTTTATCAGCGAGCCGGCGTCTTGGAGTACCTCGTCTACGTGACGGAAAAACAGAAAGTGCTCTGGTGGCGATTGGAAAATGGTGCGTACGTCGAGTTGGCAGCAGTCGAAGGAACGTTCAAAAGCTGCGAGTTTCGGGGGCTGTGGATCGATGAATCGGCGATCCGGGCGGGCGATGGTAAAACATTGCTGGCAACGCTTGCCGATGGCATGCGGTCGATTTCGTAA
- a CDS encoding BlaI/MecI/CopY family transcriptional regulator, translating to MPRRVSKHPTELELEILQVLWDSGPLSGQAVRDALEPTRSLTYQSVMTILGIMEEKKFVVRKKSGGRFEYRAKVTKSTTAKRMMRDLVDRLFDGSAATAMINLLETADLSDHELAELRAEVNRSQNKDNR from the coding sequence GTGCCGCGGCGCGTTTCCAAACATCCGACCGAACTGGAGCTTGAGATCTTACAGGTACTGTGGGACTCCGGCCCGCTTTCCGGGCAAGCCGTCCGCGATGCCCTGGAGCCCACTCGGTCGCTGACTTACCAATCGGTGATGACGATTCTGGGAATCATGGAAGAAAAGAAGTTCGTCGTTCGCAAGAAATCCGGCGGCCGGTTTGAGTATCGAGCCAAGGTGACCAAGTCGACGACCGCCAAGCGGATGATGCGTGATCTGGTCGACCGTTTGTTCGATGGCTCCGCGGCAACGGCGATGATCAATTTGCTCGAAACCGCGGATCTTAGTGATCACGAGCTGGCCGAACTTCGCGCGGAAGTGAACCGTTCCCAGAACAAAGACAATCGGTGA
- a CDS encoding M56 family metallopeptidase, translating into MSLLDHDLPLRFGYALMHFLWLACVPAAIFFLGLRFAGLKSPAAKYGWSTLALASMLPMFAVALWLAEPAQATRQARIAPAITLGSGLGSGLGSGSYSQSLRVENMPGGGEVGPITSDNVAPPDSATREAEAKTALTLSTASNSWIGGNDSWARYVTMAYMVGVTLFTLRLLRGYWQSRRLRQGASRVTDPDVQRLADRIAKQFTLRKTPLVLWCDQTMVPTVVGVLRPAVLLPVALANGVSIEQIEHVLLHEFTHLRRHDALVNFLQSIVETLFFFHPLVWWISRQVRLNRELSCDASVVNCGIDPKRYAGTLIEVATRGRAALTRNHPAVLTAVPSVSSRSQLRIRLERLIGCSTAKPSHGARLAEGASLLVLLAVVCAFFLTTLTVSLAAPQTQVSPPPTLDDDVQKMIPQNIDPLELAGIVIDAEGNPLAGVTVDAWSWHPGDETTTDENGVFRFRPDSDNGRSKVEVRWMKPGYSPHYVAQQPVGVDGLIVTLDSTTYIEGTVTAADGSPAADVTVRGTQKNIQGDGVQITDVATETKTDQFGKYRLYVFPDDYEITVADAVGVARTNTLQLSHGQALEKSIQLEPGVRFEALVKDVNSGEPFAGLVLWSFAQKQFRGTSDAQGRLVIDGMLPGEFEFSVGAGDPIEYRGMKFHRNGPLGRWWSPDAKHEWQRRDVKPGRFQRNFDDLAFDLTPGMNPVQIVVEQGVEFSGHVYDPDGNPRSGATVAPAKTGSGNSLTGDTRYSAKTAEDGSYKVVMPAGNEFHYNLMAFDGEYSRWRKWGAVARDPLPTQPGQKMDGYDFTLTRGATVRGKVASLEEGAPPREVRAHPADLRGNRYYDPTVEVQADGTFELRGLRPGKHYIQVSPFWLAAEDAENGSSVIIEVTDGEVREGVQLRVPEPKDAGFIPAAKPQQPVNVPATTEMIAAAAGGVIFKAEDKIFSTPCFDETSMYFGACDGNFYCLDKRTGKLQWKVENLQRVDSNPVLYDDKVFFTSIKNKQTWVHAVEAKSGKLVWEKQLQGCGNSHPLIHDGKVLVAGMTQLVSFDPKNGREAFVYPIDRDGGVINAAVATQGSKILVLVTTDYEANDYTGSGRLICFETGVQTPTWTLPLGGCSFGNLQCDKKRCYFGTRDGLLNAVELASGKPAWAFDCADVFVDREQVWPNNVIDNGDSLVVTCAHQSLQDPGAMICVDKATGVKRWSLINSLGFSNSSGVTTDSIVTAGLDHRLMQIDPASGTVQFIGILPKPDRRWQGEFYSVVVDGGFAFIVDAEKQVWRFDLGELK; encoded by the coding sequence ATGTCCCTACTCGACCATGATCTTCCGCTGCGTTTCGGATACGCATTGATGCACTTCCTTTGGCTCGCCTGCGTTCCCGCAGCGATCTTCTTTCTGGGGCTACGGTTTGCAGGACTGAAATCGCCGGCAGCAAAATACGGTTGGAGCACTTTGGCACTTGCATCCATGCTGCCGATGTTCGCTGTCGCGCTGTGGCTGGCCGAACCGGCTCAAGCAACCCGTCAGGCCCGGATCGCACCCGCGATCACTCTGGGCAGCGGTCTGGGCAGCGGCCTGGGCAGCGGTTCGTACTCACAGAGTTTGCGAGTAGAAAACATGCCAGGTGGAGGTGAGGTCGGGCCAATCACCTCCGACAACGTTGCACCGCCGGACAGTGCGACAAGAGAGGCTGAAGCGAAGACAGCGTTGACTCTTTCAACGGCAAGCAATTCTTGGATCGGTGGTAATGATTCATGGGCAAGGTACGTGACGATGGCGTACATGGTTGGCGTCACGCTGTTTACCCTCCGGCTGTTGCGGGGATACTGGCAGAGCCGTCGACTGCGTCAAGGCGCCAGTAGGGTCACAGACCCGGACGTACAACGACTCGCGGATCGCATTGCGAAACAATTCACCTTGCGAAAGACGCCATTGGTCCTGTGGTGCGACCAGACGATGGTCCCGACCGTCGTTGGCGTGCTTCGTCCGGCCGTTTTGCTGCCGGTCGCGTTGGCCAACGGAGTTTCGATCGAGCAAATCGAGCATGTCTTGCTACACGAGTTTACCCATCTGCGGCGGCATGACGCGTTGGTGAACTTCCTGCAGAGCATCGTCGAAACGCTGTTCTTCTTCCATCCATTGGTGTGGTGGATCTCACGCCAAGTGCGTTTGAATCGAGAGCTGTCCTGTGACGCATCGGTGGTGAACTGCGGAATCGATCCGAAACGCTACGCGGGGACGCTCATTGAAGTCGCCACCCGTGGCCGCGCGGCGCTGACACGAAACCACCCAGCCGTTTTGACCGCCGTACCCTCGGTTTCCTCGCGATCCCAATTGCGAATTCGGCTCGAGCGACTGATCGGCTGCTCCACGGCAAAGCCCAGCCATGGCGCGCGTCTGGCCGAAGGTGCAAGCTTGCTTGTGCTGCTGGCGGTTGTCTGTGCGTTTTTCCTAACGACGTTGACAGTATCGCTCGCCGCTCCGCAGACACAGGTTTCGCCACCCCCGACGCTTGATGACGATGTCCAGAAGATGATACCGCAGAACATCGATCCGCTTGAGCTGGCTGGGATTGTGATCGATGCGGAAGGCAACCCGCTGGCCGGAGTCACGGTTGATGCATGGAGTTGGCACCCCGGCGACGAAACCACAACCGACGAGAATGGTGTGTTCCGATTTCGCCCTGACAGTGACAATGGGCGTTCAAAAGTCGAAGTTCGCTGGATGAAACCGGGCTACTCTCCGCACTACGTCGCCCAACAACCTGTCGGTGTCGACGGCTTGATCGTCACGCTCGACTCGACAACCTACATCGAAGGCACCGTCACAGCGGCCGACGGATCCCCGGCAGCGGACGTGACCGTTCGCGGAACGCAAAAAAACATCCAAGGAGATGGCGTGCAGATCACGGACGTCGCAACGGAAACGAAAACTGACCAATTCGGCAAGTACCGCTTGTACGTGTTTCCAGACGATTACGAAATCACCGTTGCGGACGCCGTCGGCGTTGCCAGGACAAACACCTTGCAATTGAGTCACGGCCAGGCACTCGAAAAAAGTATTCAACTTGAACCGGGGGTCCGTTTTGAAGCACTGGTGAAGGACGTCAACAGTGGCGAACCGTTCGCCGGCCTGGTGCTCTGGAGTTTTGCTCAGAAACAGTTCCGCGGGACGTCGGATGCGCAAGGACGACTTGTGATTGACGGCATGCTGCCGGGTGAATTTGAATTCTCGGTCGGTGCCGGAGATCCCATCGAGTACCGCGGGATGAAGTTCCACAGAAACGGACCGTTGGGACGGTGGTGGTCACCCGATGCAAAACACGAATGGCAGCGCCGCGACGTCAAGCCGGGCAGGTTTCAGCGAAACTTTGATGACCTGGCCTTCGATCTCACGCCGGGCATGAACCCCGTCCAGATTGTTGTCGAGCAGGGTGTCGAATTCAGCGGCCACGTCTACGATCCGGACGGGAATCCACGTTCCGGCGCGACGGTGGCCCCAGCGAAAACGGGTAGCGGTAACTCGCTGACCGGCGACACGCGTTACAGCGCAAAGACCGCCGAGGACGGTTCCTACAAGGTTGTGATGCCGGCGGGCAACGAGTTCCATTACAACTTGATGGCATTTGACGGCGAATACAGCCGGTGGCGAAAGTGGGGCGCGGTCGCTCGCGACCCGTTACCGACGCAGCCGGGCCAGAAGATGGACGGTTATGATTTCACGCTCACCCGCGGCGCGACCGTTCGCGGCAAAGTCGCGTCGCTCGAGGAAGGTGCACCGCCGCGCGAAGTCCGCGCCCACCCAGCGGATCTGCGGGGAAATCGCTACTACGATCCGACGGTCGAGGTTCAAGCGGATGGAACCTTTGAGCTCCGTGGATTGCGCCCCGGCAAACACTACATCCAAGTTTCACCGTTTTGGCTTGCGGCGGAGGATGCCGAAAACGGGTCATCGGTCATCATCGAAGTCACCGACGGTGAGGTCCGTGAGGGCGTCCAGCTGCGAGTCCCCGAGCCGAAAGACGCCGGATTTATCCCTGCCGCGAAACCGCAGCAGCCGGTCAACGTCCCAGCGACAACCGAGATGATCGCCGCAGCCGCCGGAGGCGTGATCTTCAAAGCAGAAGACAAGATTTTTTCGACGCCCTGCTTTGACGAGACATCCATGTACTTCGGTGCATGCGACGGCAATTTCTACTGTCTCGACAAGCGGACCGGAAAATTGCAATGGAAGGTCGAAAATCTGCAACGGGTCGACTCCAACCCTGTTCTGTACGACGACAAGGTGTTTTTCACCAGCATTAAGAACAAACAAACTTGGGTTCATGCGGTGGAGGCAAAGTCTGGAAAGTTAGTTTGGGAAAAGCAACTCCAAGGTTGCGGGAATAGCCACCCCTTGATCCATGACGGGAAAGTCCTGGTCGCCGGGATGACGCAGCTGGTCAGTTTCGATCCTAAAAATGGACGCGAGGCATTCGTGTACCCGATCGATCGCGATGGCGGTGTCATCAATGCGGCGGTCGCGACCCAGGGGAGCAAGATATTGGTGCTCGTGACAACGGACTACGAAGCAAACGATTACACGGGCAGTGGCAGGCTGATTTGTTTCGAGACTGGAGTTCAAACTCCGACGTGGACACTGCCCCTGGGCGGATGCAGTTTTGGAAATCTACAATGCGACAAAAAACGATGTTACTTCGGCACTCGCGATGGTCTTCTCAATGCGGTTGAACTTGCCTCGGGCAAACCAGCTTGGGCGTTTGACTGCGCCGACGTCTTTGTCGACCGTGAACAGGTTTGGCCCAACAACGTGATTGACAACGGTGACAGTCTGGTCGTCACCTGCGCACATCAAAGCTTGCAGGACCCCGGGGCAATGATCTGCGTCGACAAGGCGACTGGCGTGAAACGCTGGTCGCTGATCAATTCGCTCGGATTCTCGAACTCCAGCGGCGTGACCACCGATTCGATCGTGACCGCCGGACTGGATCACCGGCTGATGCAAATCGATCCTGCCAGCGGTACCGTGCAATTCATCGGAATTCTGCCGAAGCCAGATCGTCGTTGGCAAGGGGAGTTTTATTCGGTCGTGGTGGACGGCGGGTTCGCATTTATCGTCGATGCGGAAAAACAGGTCTGGCGGTTTGATTTGGGCGAGCTGAAATGA